In a single window of the Aminomonas paucivorans DSM 12260 genome:
- a CDS encoding HoxN/HupN/NixA family nickel/cobalt transporter — protein MRLRRRIWAAAVLAALLCPGTAAGASNPFLPGNAPAPRVVRNLSGVSVLTHWQRALQSRMTALMDISTSAAVGTLTLVAGIYGVVHALGPGHQKTLLAGLVLSQGATLGQAATAAFLTAALHAGSSIVLIGGTALALERASLTAFERGRELIQRGAALALVALALGMLVRRVREAAHRRRHRLEAGHDASTCPVCSRMERAREKGASPWGAVVAGGIVPCPGAALLLLLGISAGHLGLGVLAVLALSLGMGVTLFAVEMGAMGVRRGLIPLGKGDPRRGDRIRTVLEVGGSLLVLAFAVLLAF, from the coding sequence ATGAGGCTTCGTCGGAGGATCTGGGCCGCGGCGGTCCTGGCGGCCCTGCTGTGCCCGGGGACTGCGGCGGGAGCAAGCAACCCCTTTCTTCCCGGAAACGCTCCCGCCCCTCGGGTGGTCCGAAATCTGTCGGGGGTATCGGTTTTGACCCACTGGCAGAGGGCGCTGCAAAGCCGCATGACCGCCCTGATGGACATCTCCACCTCCGCAGCCGTGGGGACCTTGACTCTGGTGGCAGGAATCTACGGGGTGGTGCACGCCCTGGGGCCGGGACACCAGAAGACCCTCCTGGCGGGACTCGTCCTGTCTCAGGGGGCAACCCTGGGACAGGCGGCGACGGCGGCCTTCCTGACTGCCGCGCTCCATGCGGGGTCCTCCATCGTCCTCATCGGGGGCACCGCCCTGGCCCTGGAGCGGGCCTCCCTCACCGCTTTCGAGAGGGGGCGGGAACTGATCCAGCGCGGGGCGGCCCTGGCCTTGGTGGCCCTGGCCCTGGGGATGTTGGTCCGGCGGGTCCGGGAAGCGGCGCACCGAAGAAGACACCGCCTGGAAGCGGGACACGATGCCTCGACATGCCCCGTCTGCTCCCGGATGGAGCGGGCCCGGGAGAAGGGGGCCTCTCCCTGGGGGGCGGTAGTGGCGGGGGGGATCGTTCCCTGCCCGGGGGCGGCGCTGCTGCTCCTTCTGGGGATCTCCGCAGGACACCTGGGGCTCGGGGTTCTGGCGGTACTGGCCCTCTCTCTGGGGATGGGGGTCACCCTCTTCGCCGTGGAGATGGGGGCCATGGGGGTCCGTCGGGGCCTGATCCCCCTGGGGAAGGGAGACCCCCGACGGGGCGACCGGATCCGCACCGTCCTGGAAGTGGGGGGCTCGCTGCTGGTGCTGGCCTTCGCGGTGCTGCTGGCCTTCTAG
- a CDS encoding efflux RND transporter periplasmic adaptor subunit, producing MDVEITRSKKPWGLLVLLLLLVAGGGFLAWRHMKEAEKSKASAGAQMPPVVVTAETLKVQDLPLPLEYVGQTAGLKQVEVRARVGGILLRRCYVEGRPVRKGDLLFVIDPAPYKAELDQARGTLQQQKVQLDRAKIEYDRVTALFEKKALSEKDRDDAVASYNGARAAVEAASAAVRQAQINLGYTQVRAPESGITSKETRSEGNLITLDAQGSLLTTIVQVNPLYVDFAIPADEARRNDLLASEGKLKLPPQGLEVRIALGDGSVFPRVGKVNFQDRQVDPATGSIKARAEFPNPDGQMLPGQFVRVQLQGGALKNVILVPQRSVLQTQQGNLVYVLDGKNVPHTRPVVLSAPIGDVQVVEKGLAAGERIVLDGVVKVQPDVPVLVTSGDAPQS from the coding sequence ATGGACGTGGAGATCACGCGGTCGAAAAAACCCTGGGGGTTGTTGGTGCTCCTCCTGCTGCTGGTGGCGGGAGGAGGCTTTCTGGCCTGGCGACACATGAAGGAGGCGGAGAAGTCCAAGGCCTCGGCGGGGGCGCAGATGCCTCCGGTGGTGGTCACCGCCGAGACCCTGAAGGTCCAGGATCTGCCCCTGCCCCTGGAGTACGTGGGCCAGACGGCGGGGCTGAAGCAGGTGGAGGTCCGGGCCCGGGTGGGAGGTATCCTCCTGCGGCGCTGCTACGTGGAGGGCCGCCCGGTGCGGAAGGGGGATCTGCTCTTCGTCATCGACCCCGCCCCCTACAAGGCGGAGCTGGACCAGGCCCGGGGGACGCTGCAGCAGCAGAAGGTGCAGCTGGATCGGGCGAAGATCGAGTACGACCGGGTGACCGCTCTGTTCGAGAAGAAGGCCCTGAGCGAGAAGGACCGGGACGACGCGGTGGCCTCGTACAACGGCGCCCGGGCGGCGGTGGAGGCCGCCTCCGCAGCGGTGCGGCAGGCCCAGATCAACCTGGGGTACACCCAGGTCCGGGCTCCCGAGTCGGGCATCACCAGCAAGGAGACCCGCTCCGAGGGGAACCTCATCACCCTGGACGCCCAGGGAAGCCTCCTCACCACCATCGTGCAGGTGAACCCCCTGTACGTGGACTTCGCCATCCCCGCCGACGAGGCCCGACGCAACGACCTGCTGGCCTCGGAAGGCAAACTGAAGCTCCCGCCCCAGGGGCTGGAGGTGCGCATCGCCCTGGGGGACGGTTCCGTCTTCCCCCGGGTAGGCAAGGTGAACTTCCAGGACCGGCAGGTGGACCCCGCCACGGGCTCCATCAAGGCCCGAGCCGAGTTCCCCAACCCCGACGGGCAGATGCTGCCGGGGCAGTTCGTCCGGGTGCAGCTCCAGGGGGGGGCCCTCAAGAACGTGATCCTGGTGCCCCAGAGGTCGGTGCTCCAGACCCAGCAGGGGAACCTGGTCTATGTTCTGGACGGGAAGAACGTGCCCCACACCCGCCCCGTGGTGCTCTCCGCTCCCATCGGGGACGTGCAGGTGGTGGAGAAGGGGCTTGCGGCGGGGGAACGCATCGTCCTGGACGGGGTGGTGAAGGTCCAGCCCGACGTCCCGGTCCTGGTGACCAGCGGCGACGCGCCGCAGTCCTGA
- a CDS encoding DUF1007 family protein — protein MVPFFQALPRRFVLSFLGIVLLSSQAWGHPHVFLDGELRVRAAKGRVTALELIWEFDEAFSQGMAGDFDRNGDGKFDQKETKALFKGGFENLKHFGYFLRLELDGKVLPPLKKARDFSPRLDGETGKLVYRFVLPVDLAPRAEGSTLVVALYDTSYYVDTLWKEGHPGKATGDGSLSMAFSLGKGKAPSEYWGTCEVPQIRVRLGAKR, from the coding sequence ATGGTTCCCTTTTTCCAGGCTCTGCCGCGCCGATTCGTCCTTTCCTTCCTGGGGATAGTTCTCCTGTCCTCCCAGGCGTGGGGACACCCCCACGTGTTCCTGGACGGGGAGCTTCGGGTCCGGGCCGCCAAGGGAAGAGTGACGGCCCTGGAGCTGATCTGGGAGTTCGACGAGGCCTTCAGCCAGGGGATGGCGGGGGATTTCGACCGCAACGGGGACGGGAAGTTCGACCAGAAGGAGACGAAAGCATTGTTCAAGGGCGGGTTCGAGAACCTGAAGCACTTCGGCTATTTTCTGCGCCTGGAGCTGGACGGCAAGGTCCTGCCCCCCCTGAAGAAGGCCCGGGACTTCTCTCCCCGCCTGGACGGGGAAACGGGGAAGCTGGTCTACCGCTTCGTTCTGCCCGTGGACCTGGCCCCCCGGGCAGAGGGTTCCACTCTGGTGGTCGCCCTCTACGACACCTCCTACTACGTGGACACCCTCTGGAAGGAAGGACACCCCGGAAAGGCCACCGGGGACGGAAGCCTTTCCATGGCCTTCTCCCTGGGCAAGGGGAAGGCCCCTTCGGAATACTGGGGGACCTGCGAGGTTCCCCAGATTCGGGTCCGCCTGGGGGCCAAGCGATGA